In Pyrus communis chromosome 1, drPyrComm1.1, whole genome shotgun sequence, the following are encoded in one genomic region:
- the LOC137734334 gene encoding SKP1-like protein 1B produces the protein MSSERKITLKSSDGETFEVDEAVALESQTIKHMVEDDCADNGIPLPNVTSKILAKVIEYCRKHVEAAKPEERPAVDEDLKAWDAEFVKVDQVTLFDLILAANYLNIKSLLDLTCQTVADMIKGKTPEEIRKTFNIKNDFTPEEEEEVRRENQWAFE, from the exons ATGTCGTCGGAGAGGAAGATAACTCTGAAGAGCTCGGACGGGGAGACTTTTGAGGTGGACGAGGCGGTGGCTTTGGAGTCTCAGACGATAAAGCACATGGTGGAGGACGATTGTGCCGACAACGGGATCCCTCTGCCCAACGTCACCAGCAAGATCTTGGCGAAGGTCATCGAGTACTGCCGGAAGCACGTCGAGGCCGCGAAGCCCGAAGAACGCCCCGCCGTTGATGAAGACCTCAAGGCTTGGGACGCCGAATTCGTCAAGGTCGACCAGGTCACGCTTTTCGATCTCATCCTG GCTGCGAATTATTTGAACATAAAGAGCTTGCTGGACCTGACTTGCCAAACAGTGGCGGACATGATCAAGGGAAAAACACCTGAGGAGATTCGCAAGACGTTCAACATTAAGAACGACTTTACTCccgaggaagaggaggaggttCGCAGGGAGAACCAATGGGCTTTTGAGTGA
- the LOC137741659 gene encoding uncharacterized protein — protein sequence MYVKNPRSFRKIASSNPSLSGSVGVGKVSKMEPVAFVQTRYEVSRNRPKNCSTASSMAALSLQLADIRENDTLVAEFVAGQKHKSRLSDLSECPLSLAKASYTANVSNWLSAIAIPVGAQCRDVVVLTSPSHQGKGLADRSSFGPPLLNQQNGSAIGLMVKKIKCCRFLGSVCFRTSNATEFR from the exons ATGTATGTAAAAAACCCTCGGAGTTTCCGAAAAATCGCTTCCAGTAATCCTTCGTTGTCTGGGTCAGTAGGTGTTGGTAAGGTTTCTAAAATGGAACCTGTAGCTTTTGTTCAGACAAGATACGAGGTTTCACGAAATCGACCCAAGAATTGTTCGACAGCCTCGTCCATGGCCGCCCTCAGCCTTCAGCTCGCCGACATCCG GGAGAATGATACGCTTGTTGCAGAATTCGTGGCCGGCCAAAAGCACAAGAGTAGGCTTTCTGATCTTTCAGAATGCCCACTTTCTCTAGCAAAAGCTTCCTATACGGCTAATGTTAGCAACTGGTTGTCTGCAATTGCAATTCCAGTGGGAGCTCAGTGCAGGGATGTTGTGGTTCTTACTAGTCCTTCTCACCAG GGGAAGGGCCTTGCTGATCGTTCATCATTTGGGCCACCTCTTCTAAATCAACAAAATGGCAGTGCAATTGGCTTAATggtgaaaaaaatcaaatgttGTCGCTTCCTTGGCTCAGTTTGTTTCCGTACTAGCAACGCAACCGAGTTCAGGTAG
- the LOC137729719 gene encoding GDSL esterase/lipase EXL1-like, whose product MTSLFFFLLGSLDLIFSTAQATVKLPKNVTIPAVFMFGDSIVDTGNNNNLVTIIKSNFPPYGRDFVGGVATGRFGNGKVPSDIVVEELGIKKLLPAYLDPSLQEKDFATGVNFASGASGFDPLTSEMMSVIPLSEQLLLLEEYKEKLKNYVGGKRAKSIVSKSLHFVVTGSDDLVNTYFHTPARSLQYNIDAYIDFMVAEASAFVRELYALGARRIVISGLPPVGCLPSMRTVDGGSERNCVARYNQAAELFNSKLSVEVDRLNKQLFHAKVVVLMDVYGPFMDIILKPQKYGFKVEDKGCCGTGRIEVVRLCNRLSPNTCNNTREYVFWDSYHPTERVYKLFVPKLLQKCINDLFSQR is encoded by the exons ATGAccagtttatttttctttttgcttggTTCTCTAGACCTGATATTCTCTACTGCCCAAGCAACTGTGAAGCTAccaaaaaatgttacaattccTGCTGTTTTTATGTTCGGGGATTCAATCGTTGATACaggcaacaacaacaaccttgtAACAATTATTAAAAGCAATTTTCCCCCATATGGAAGAGATTTTGTGGGAGGAGTGGCTACCGGAAGATTTGGCAATGGCAAGGTGCCCTCAGACATCGTTG TGGAGGAACTGGGAATCAAAAAACTTTTGCCGGCGTATCTTGATCCAAGTCTCCAAGAGAAGGACTTTGCCACCGGAGTAAACTTTGCTTCAGGCGCTTCAGGATTCGATCCATTAACATCTGAGATGATG TCTGTTATACCGCTATCGGAACAATTACTACTGCTGGAAGAATACAAAGAGAAGCTGAAAAATTATGTTGGAGGAAAGAGAGCAAAGAGCATTGTAAGCAAGAGCCTACACTTTGTGGTAACAGGCAGTGACGACCTAGTGAATACCTACTTTCATACACCTGCACGCTCCTTGCAATACAATATAGATGCCtacattgattttatggtggccGAGGCTTCAGCCTTCGTGCGG GAATTATATGCATTGGGAGCACGGAGGATTGTCATTTCTGGCCTACCACCGGTTGGATGTTTGCCATCAATGAGAACTGTAGACGGAGGTTCAGAAAGAAATTGTGTTGCGAGATACAATCAAGCAGCAGAGTTGTTCAACTCCAAGCTATCCGTGGAGGTGGACCGCCTTAACAAGCAGCTATTCCATGCCAAAGTGGTGGTTTTGATGGATGTCTACGGTCCATTCATGGATATCATCCTCAAGCCACAAAAATATG gATTTAAAGTTGAAGACAAAGGTTGTTGTGGAACAGGAAGAATAGAGGTTGTCAGATTGTGCAATCGATTGTCTCCAAACACATGCAACAATACCAGAGAGTACGTTTTCTGGGACAGTTATCATCCAACTGAAAGAGTATACAAGTTATTTGTCCCAAAGTTACTCCAAAAGTGCATTAACGACTTATTCAGCCAAAGATAA